CAGGCACTGCAGACAAGCATGACATTAGAAGCCGACATCGGCGCTTCTTTTTCAACAATGCCACCTTCCTGGTTTTGACGGGAAGGACGCGTATGACGCTTAACAATATTCAGGTTTTCAACAGTCAGACGATCCTTATCGGTAAAGACACGCAATACTTTTCCTTGCTTGCCCTTTTCCTTGCCGGCCATCACCTGAACCAGATCACCTTTTTTTACATGAAACTTTTTTACAGCCATTTTGATCATCTCCTGGCCGTATCAAAGCACCTCAGGTGCCAGCGATACGATTTTCATAAAACGGCGAGCGCGTAATTCACGTGCCACTGGACCAAAGATACGAGTACCAACAGGTTCTCCTGCAGCGTTGACGACAACTGCCGAGTTCTTGTCAAAACGGATACGAGAACCATCCTGACGGGCAACTTCTTTAGCCGTACGCACGATAACAGCACGAACAACATCACCTTTTTTAACTTTTGAATTGGGCATAGCTTCACGAACGGAGCAGATGATAATATCGCCCAGCCCCGCGTATTTACGTTTAGAGCCGCCCAGCACCTTGATGCAGCACAACTTCCGAGCACCGGAGTTGTCAGCAACATCAAGAACGGTTTGCATCTGAATCATTATCTTTCTCCCGTTCTACAGTGTTTTTTCAAGAACCTGGCTGACACGCCAGCGCTTGTCACGTGACAACGGACGCGCTTCAGTGATCAGAACCTTGTCCCCGGCTGCACACTGGTTTTGCTCATCATGTGCTTTATATTTCATACTGCGCTTGATGTACTTCTTGTAAACTGGGTGTTTAACAAGAGTGTCCACCTTAACAACGACAGTTTTATCCATCTTGTCACTGGTTACGATTCCAACCAGTTTTTTCTTATTACGAAGCTCTGTTGCCATATCACTCACCTCAACATCCATTACGCAAGTTTCTGCCGCAGAACTGTCTTGACCCTTGCAATATCCTTGCGCACCTGGGGAATCTTGGCAGTATTCTCAAGATGTCCGGTGTGCAATTGAAATTTTAGGTTAAACAGTTCCTGGCTCAATTCCAGAGATTTTTTCTCAAGCTCTTCAACACTGAAGCCTTGTAATTCCTTAGCCTTCATTTGAACTCTCCTCTCTGGCTACAAACTTGGTTGAGATCGGCAACTTGTGCGCTGCAAGACGAAACGCCTCGCGGGCAATCTCTTCCGAAACCCCCTGCATTTCATAAAGAACCATGCCGGGACGAATAACCGCTACCCAGCTATCAGGGGAACCCTTACCTTTACCCATACGGGTTTCAGCAGCTTTGCGGGTCAGAGATT
This is a stretch of genomic DNA from uncultured Desulfuromonas sp.. It encodes these proteins:
- the rplP gene encoding 50S ribosomal protein L16, encoding MLMPKKVKHRKQFKGRMKGAAKGATDINFGDFGLQATNRGWLSSRQIESARRAMTRYIKRGGKIWIRAFPDKSLTRKAAETRMGKGKGSPDSWVAVIRPGMVLYEMQGVSEEIAREAFRLAAHKLPISTKFVAREESSNEG
- the rplN gene encoding 50S ribosomal protein L14 — encoded protein: MIQMQTVLDVADNSGARKLCCIKVLGGSKRKYAGLGDIIICSVREAMPNSKVKKGDVVRAVIVRTAKEVARQDGSRIRFDKNSAVVVNAAGEPVGTRIFGPVARELRARRFMKIVSLAPEVL
- the rpmC gene encoding 50S ribosomal protein L29 gives rise to the protein MKAKELQGFSVEELEKKSLELSQELFNLKFQLHTGHLENTAKIPQVRKDIARVKTVLRQKLA
- the rplX gene encoding 50S ribosomal protein L24, with the translated sequence MAVKKFHVKKGDLVQVMAGKEKGKQGKVLRVFTDKDRLTVENLNIVKRHTRPSRQNQEGGIVEKEAPMSASNVMLVCSACNQPSRTGIRVLEDGTKARFCKKCNEVVDK
- the rpsQ gene encoding 30S ribosomal protein S17 is translated as MATELRNKKKLVGIVTSDKMDKTVVVKVDTLVKHPVYKKYIKRSMKYKAHDEQNQCAAGDKVLITEARPLSRDKRWRVSQVLEKTL